In Lactococcus garvieae subsp. garvieae, the following proteins share a genomic window:
- a CDS encoding cation-translocating P-type ATPase, protein MEFYKKAKEEVIAEFLVDPKTGLTDEQVLKQRELYGENKLPEEEEDSHLKLFLKSFKEPIVIVLLGAVVLSFMSSYHAFHFQNDSKHGMEAMYEAIAILILILINAFLGFYQEMSARKSLNALKEMNNRYVTVLRNGQFEKIFSTELVAGDIVKASLGDFVEADLRWIETNELQVIESHLTGEADAISKHTEVIHETTELGDRHNMGFSGSSVSGGQGLGIVVAVGEHTELGKIAKLIQAVENRTSPLQNTVHKLTKTLMQVSAGIVVFTLVVGIIQAGELSIASITSVLSTSIALAVASIPDALPAVLSIVLTIGAAKMAKNKGLIKSLNSVETLGSTSYICSDKTGTLTKNEMTVTHFYTNGQYYEVSGLGYTPEGEIRSLSEGEQESSYSAFIAGALLCNESALKEVEGKFVPFGNPTEIALTVLGQKAGRTKTQLLESHELIRTLPFTSDRKTMSVIVKKGDNYLLYIKGAPDVLVEKSRALLIDGELNTEESEKQKFITTVNDYANEALRTLAVGYRILSKEEAEHGQLEDLEKDIILTGVAGIIDPAREEVKASVKTLQDASVEVVMITGDHENTARAIAYNLGIVKSKEAKVIKGIEIEEMTDEELYAVVKTTNVYARVSPEHKQRIVKQLQQHGEVVGMTGDGVNDAPALRAADIGIAMGIAGTEVTKDSADLILLDDKFTTIEKTVENGRTIYANIKNFIRHELTTNVAEVLSLILGLLFFTVSIGNVDYTTPTLTALMVLWVNMVSDAVPSFALGYDVAESDIMNEKPRDPKESVLANYTWSRVLIRGTIMGLMVFVAFVWAAKQGMSSNEAQTVAFLTLVYGQLWHVFDARSSQTLFRRNPFGNPRLVLAVAFAGISSFLVTIIPFFNVVMGTAPLSWSVYLLVLFVPALPTFILSGIKEIFKVKIW, encoded by the coding sequence TTGGAATTTTATAAAAAAGCAAAAGAAGAAGTTATTGCGGAGTTTTTGGTGGATCCCAAAACTGGCTTAACAGACGAACAAGTCCTGAAGCAAAGAGAGCTTTATGGCGAAAATAAACTACCTGAAGAAGAGGAAGATTCTCATCTTAAATTATTCCTTAAGAGTTTTAAGGAACCTATTGTTATTGTGTTGCTTGGTGCTGTTGTACTCTCCTTTATGAGTTCTTATCATGCCTTTCATTTTCAAAATGACAGCAAGCATGGGATGGAAGCAATGTATGAAGCTATCGCTATCTTGATCTTGATTCTTATCAATGCTTTTCTCGGTTTTTATCAAGAAATGAGTGCACGTAAAAGCTTAAATGCACTCAAAGAGATGAATAACCGTTACGTGACTGTGTTGCGCAACGGGCAGTTTGAAAAAATCTTCTCAACAGAGCTTGTTGCGGGGGACATCGTTAAAGCTTCTTTAGGAGATTTTGTCGAAGCAGACCTACGTTGGATTGAAACCAATGAACTCCAAGTTATCGAGTCGCATTTAACTGGAGAAGCCGATGCAATTAGCAAGCATACAGAAGTCATCCACGAGACGACAGAGCTAGGTGATCGTCATAATATGGGCTTCTCAGGTTCAAGCGTTTCTGGCGGGCAAGGTTTGGGGATTGTTGTGGCTGTTGGAGAACATACCGAACTTGGTAAAATTGCCAAGTTGATTCAAGCCGTTGAAAACCGGACATCACCGCTGCAAAATACAGTTCATAAGTTAACAAAAACATTGATGCAAGTTTCAGCCGGTATCGTCGTCTTTACCCTGGTAGTAGGGATCATCCAAGCTGGCGAATTAAGCATTGCATCAATTACATCTGTTTTATCGACCTCTATCGCTTTAGCTGTAGCCTCTATACCGGACGCCTTACCAGCTGTGCTCTCGATTGTCTTAACGATTGGTGCTGCCAAAATGGCGAAGAATAAAGGGCTGATCAAGTCGCTTAATAGTGTAGAAACACTGGGAAGTACTTCATACATCTGTTCGGATAAAACAGGAACACTTACCAAAAATGAAATGACCGTCACACATTTCTATACAAACGGCCAATATTATGAGGTATCTGGTCTAGGCTATACTCCAGAAGGGGAAATTCGTAGTCTTTCCGAAGGCGAGCAAGAGTCTTCATATTCGGCCTTTATTGCAGGTGCCCTTTTGTGTAACGAGTCGGCGCTCAAAGAAGTCGAAGGAAAATTCGTGCCTTTTGGTAATCCAACTGAAATTGCCTTGACTGTTTTAGGGCAAAAAGCCGGGCGCACCAAAACTCAACTTTTAGAATCGCATGAGCTCATTCGGACACTGCCTTTCACCAGTGACCGTAAAACAATGAGTGTCATTGTCAAAAAAGGCGACAACTATCTTCTTTATATCAAGGGAGCGCCGGATGTTTTAGTTGAGAAGAGCCGTGCCCTTTTAATTGATGGTGAATTAAATACTGAAGAAAGTGAAAAGCAAAAATTCATCACGACTGTAAATGACTATGCAAATGAAGCTTTGCGTACCTTGGCAGTAGGTTACCGTATCCTGAGCAAGGAAGAAGCCGAGCATGGCCAGCTGGAAGATTTAGAAAAAGATATTATCTTGACGGGGGTTGCAGGAATTATCGACCCTGCGCGTGAAGAAGTCAAAGCTTCTGTTAAAACATTGCAAGATGCTAGTGTTGAAGTCGTTATGATCACAGGCGACCACGAAAATACGGCGCGGGCGATTGCCTATAATCTAGGGATTGTAAAATCCAAAGAAGCTAAAGTCATTAAAGGTATCGAAATTGAAGAAATGACAGATGAGGAACTCTATGCTGTTGTTAAAACAACGAACGTTTATGCGCGTGTTTCTCCGGAACATAAGCAAAGAATAGTGAAACAACTGCAACAACACGGAGAAGTTGTGGGCATGACAGGAGATGGTGTTAATGATGCACCAGCTCTGAGAGCAGCTGATATTGGAATTGCCATGGGAATCGCCGGAACTGAAGTAACTAAGGATTCGGCTGATTTGATATTGCTTGATGATAAGTTTACCACGATTGAAAAAACAGTCGAAAACGGCAGAACCATTTATGCCAATATTAAGAACTTTATCCGTCATGAATTAACGACGAACGTCGCCGAAGTCCTTTCCCTCATCTTAGGGTTACTCTTCTTTACTGTAAGTATCGGGAATGTGGACTATACTACACCAACTTTAACAGCCTTAATGGTACTTTGGGTTAATATGGTCAGTGACGCCGTGCCTTCATTCGCTCTGGGATACGATGTCGCTGAGTCAGACATCATGAATGAAAAACCACGTGATCCTAAAGAATCTGTTCTTGCCAACTACACATGGTCAAGGGTCTTGATTCGAGGCACAATCATGGGCTTGATGGTCTTTGTAGCCTTTGTCTGGGCAGCAAAACAAGGCATGTCAAGTAATGAAGCACAAACAGTGGCTTTCTTAACACTTGTTTATGGCCAATTGTGGCATGTTTTTGATGCAAGAAGTTCACAAACCCTCTTCAGAAGAAATCCATTCGGCAATCCACGTTTAGTCCTCGCTGTTGCCTTTGCAGGTATTTCTTCCTTCTTAGTAACGATAATCCCCTTCTTCAACGTTGTCATGGGAACTGCACCGTTGAGCTGGTCTGTTTATCTTCTTGTACTTTTTGTGCCAGCTTTACCCACTTTTATCCTATCAGGCATTAAAGAAATCTTTAAAGTGAAAATTTGGTAA
- a CDS encoding 16S rRNA pseudouridine(516) synthase, with the protein MRLDHYLFLNGWKDKKERKRLIQTRKITIDGEVEYNLSRNVDPQMHEIFVHQQQLTAFGHCYFMMNKPAGVLSANKDEQLPTYRSLLKENNGALYPVGRLDFLTTGLLFITDNGPLGIDMLKPQQHVSKTYFVETWEPLEERDKAAFAAGIEFIGGVHTQPAQLEILDAHHARVTIQEGKYHQVKKMFLALGKKVEQLQRLSFGPLVLDEHLQPGAYRPLTQQEILSLKPYMRK; encoded by the coding sequence ATGAGACTAGATCATTACCTGTTCCTCAATGGATGGAAGGACAAGAAAGAACGCAAACGTTTGATACAGACCAGAAAGATTACAATTGATGGAGAAGTAGAGTATAACTTAAGTCGCAATGTCGATCCCCAGATGCATGAAATTTTTGTCCATCAGCAACAGCTCACAGCATTCGGGCATTGTTATTTTATGATGAATAAGCCAGCTGGCGTACTTTCTGCCAATAAAGATGAACAATTGCCCACATACCGATCCCTTTTGAAAGAAAACAATGGTGCGCTCTATCCTGTGGGACGGCTTGACTTTTTAACGACGGGATTATTATTCATCACGGATAATGGACCACTTGGCATCGATATGCTTAAGCCACAGCAGCATGTTTCTAAGACCTATTTCGTAGAGACATGGGAACCACTTGAAGAGCGTGATAAAGCTGCCTTTGCGGCAGGAATTGAGTTTATCGGTGGTGTTCATACGCAGCCCGCTCAACTCGAAATTTTAGATGCGCATCATGCTAGAGTTACCATTCAAGAAGGCAAATACCATCAGGTCAAGAAGATGTTCTTAGCTTTAGGCAAAAAGGTTGAACAATTACAACGGTTAAGTTTTGGGCCGCTGGTCTTGGATGAGCACTTACAACCAGGCGCTT
- the mgtE gene encoding magnesium transporter translates to MEELIRFYIKKKEFEKLQVILNDLQKHELKEIFEHLKQDEQLVLFEVLPEEKAVELFKILGLHHQKNSVEVLQAPMVQTFLNHLSSNDRIRLFDRLPEKRVQSFLGLLTKDNKAITLQLQAHLPETAGRIMTTEFVTLTHDMSQEEALAKVTEEAMRKENIYILFVIDEKRELTGFITLHRLLMMAPTAVINEHMSRQPISVKTSVDQEKVAQKVKELDVMALAVVDDANRLVGIVTFDDAMEILEEEATEDILNQAGLSDLKDTEEDRSKLLINGKLNKILAVRLPFLLATLLLSMLSGLVIENFEQTLESIAMVAIFIPLIMGMGGNIGTQSSTVFTRGLVLGHIEIENFLEHFFKELRVGLTIGALMGIMAGLMASLWLGFPMLGLAVGLALFATMTVASLLGFLVPFILIKLNIDQAAGSAPIITTIKDLVALLIYFTCISLFLGHLIT, encoded by the coding sequence ATGGAAGAATTAATCCGTTTCTACATCAAAAAGAAGGAGTTTGAAAAACTTCAAGTTATTCTTAATGATTTACAAAAACATGAGTTAAAAGAGATATTTGAGCATCTTAAACAAGATGAACAGCTTGTGTTGTTTGAAGTTCTTCCAGAGGAAAAAGCGGTTGAGTTGTTTAAAATACTGGGGCTTCATCATCAAAAAAATAGTGTAGAAGTACTCCAAGCACCGATGGTGCAAACCTTTCTGAATCATTTGTCCTCCAACGATCGTATCCGTCTTTTTGATCGACTGCCCGAAAAGCGCGTGCAGAGTTTTCTTGGCCTGTTAACCAAAGATAATAAAGCGATCACACTTCAGCTTCAAGCCCACCTTCCCGAAACAGCCGGTCGGATTATGACAACGGAATTCGTCACCTTGACCCACGACATGAGCCAAGAAGAGGCCTTGGCGAAAGTCACAGAGGAAGCCATGCGTAAGGAAAACATCTATATTTTGTTTGTTATTGACGAGAAGCGAGAGCTCACTGGTTTTATAACCTTACATCGGCTTTTGATGATGGCACCCACAGCAGTAATTAATGAACATATGTCACGTCAACCGATTTCTGTTAAAACTTCTGTTGATCAAGAAAAGGTGGCACAAAAAGTCAAAGAACTGGATGTGATGGCTTTAGCTGTGGTGGACGATGCCAATAGATTAGTAGGGATAGTGACCTTTGATGATGCCATGGAAATTCTGGAAGAAGAAGCAACAGAAGACATTTTGAACCAAGCGGGTTTATCGGACTTGAAAGATACAGAGGAGGACCGCAGTAAACTGCTTATTAATGGCAAGTTAAACAAGATTTTGGCAGTACGTTTGCCCTTTCTTTTAGCCACCTTGTTGTTAAGTATGCTTTCTGGTTTAGTCATTGAAAATTTTGAACAAACTTTAGAATCCATCGCAATGGTGGCAATTTTTATTCCTTTGATTATGGGCATGGGTGGAAATATCGGAACACAATCTTCCACGGTCTTTACACGAGGCTTGGTTTTGGGGCACATTGAGATTGAGAACTTCCTCGAGCATTTCTTCAAGGAATTACGTGTAGGTTTGACCATTGGGGCATTGATGGGAATTATGGCGGGGTTAATGGCGAGCTTATGGCTAGGCTTTCCGATGTTAGGTTTGGCAGTTGGTTTAGCTCTTTTTGCGACGATGACCGTTGCTTCCTTGCTGGGTTTTTTAGTCCCTTTTATCTTAATCAAATTAAACATAGACCAAGCTGCCGGTTCAGCACCAATTATTACAACGATTAAAGATTTAGTGGCTTTACTGATTTACTTCACCTGTATCTCGCTTTTTCTGGGTCATCTTATTACATGA